Genomic window (Staphylococcus debuckii):
TCTGCTTTTAGGAATAAAAAAGGGGTAAATAAACCGAGAAGGAGTGAAGAAATGATGGAAATATTAAAGTATCAAGATTGGAAAGATGAACAATTGACCCTGCACTTGATCACTCAGATTCTAGGCAAGTATAAAATTGCTTGCGCGTATCAACGACCTCAATGGGAACATGTGACTTTAGATATCACAACAGAAGGCTTAACTACAGGTATACTTTATGTTGACGATAAACACTTCTCGATTGATATCAATTTATTAGACGATTTGATTGAAGTTCGTGTGAATCACGAAAAAACAGCTTTTGCCCTAGAAGATGGTAAAACAGTTCAAGATTATTTCAAACAAATAAAAGGTACCTTAGATGATTATGATATTAAAGTACAATTGAATCCAGCGCCCCAAGAGATGAAAAATAAAATTCCTTTAGATGAAGATACAACACATCATCACTATAATCACGATATTGCGGTGAAGGCTCTAGAATTAATGCAATATGCAGAGCGTTCTTTAAAACGCTTTATCCATCCTTTACGCGCTAGAACTGCAGGCCCTGCATTTTTCTGGGGAACTTTCGACATTTCAGCTATTGTGGTCAACAATCAATTTCATGAAGAATTTAAACCAGCACAAGTCATTGAATATGGAGCATTTGATGAGGAAATGATTGAATTTGGTTTCTGGTTCGGCGGCGGCGATTTTGCAGGCCCTACTTATTTCGTATTGCCTTATCCTTTTGTAGATAAAGACTTTACCTTCCAGGCTTCACTACCTGAAGGCGCGCGTTTTGACCAAACTTTGACAGAGTTTGTCTATGAATTGCAACGTGGAGATTTAAGAGAATTAGATACGATTAAAGCAGTCTTTGAAAGCGGCTTTGCCATCTTTGGTGAACATCTTAAATGGCCAGACCTAGATCATAGTGAAGTGCCGATGCATATGCCGCCTAATTTGCATACGAATAAAGATGCATAGCATGCTGCGATTAAATCATATATAATGAATTTAATCGTGTGTTTCGACACCTGAAAAGAATGAACAGAAAGGGCGACAGCAATGATAGAAATGGATGGCATTGTTGCCAAAATGAAAAACCAAAAAATTAATTATGATCGTGTATTAAAGAAAATGATTCAACAATGGGAGCGTACTGATGAACGCCCAAAAATTATGCTGCATAGTTGTTGCGCACCTTGCAGTACTTATGTATTAGAGTTCTTGTCCCAATATGCAGATTTAGCAATTTATTTTGCTAATCCCAATATTCATCCTAAAAAGGAATATGAACGCAGAGCTTGGGTACAAAAGGATTTTATAGAAAAATTCAATCAAGAAAATGGGACGAATGTACGTTATATCGAGGCGCCTTATAAACCGCATGAATTCATGAAGATGGCTAAAGAGCGCGGTTTAATGGAAGAACCTGAAGGCGGATTAAGATGTCGTGCATGTTTTGAAATGCGTTTAGATATGGTGGCAGAAGCGGCGGTCGAACATGGCTATGATTATTTCGGCAGTGCATTGACACTTTCACCTAAAAAGAATGCACAGTTGATTAACGAACTCGGTGCGGAAGTTCAGAAACTTTATGATGTCAATTACCTTCCAAGCGACTTTAAGAAAAATAAAGGCTATGAACGTTCATTAGAAATGTGCAGAGATTATAATATTTATCGTCAATGTTATTGTGGCTGTGTCTTTGCAGCACAAGCACAAGGGATTGATTTTAAAGAGGTAAATCAAGCAGCAAAAGCATTTTTAGATACAGTTGAAACAAAATAATAGGTGAAGTGAAAGCAGTACGCTACTAAAAAGGCGTGCTGTTTTTTTAGTGAACACACCGAATAAAGCATGTTTTAAGTGAACCGCTTGTCTTATACTGCTGACCGCTTATCTTAAAAAGATTCTTATTAGTAAGGTGTTTTGGTTTAATAAAATTAAGGAAGGAGCTGTGCTTATGAAAGTAAATTGTTATTTTTCTCAAGATGAAGAAGATGAACGTGTGGAAATTTATGCAAAAGATGCTTCGCAAAAAATTAAAGAAATTATCGCATGTGCCGAACAAGATGAGACACTCATCACTTTAACTGGTAAAAACCAATATCAGCGTGTTTTTCAATTACCGATTGAAGAAGTATTACAGATTAAAGCAGAAAATAAGAAATTATATGCTTGGACACCTACACAATGCTTGCAAATTTCAAAGCCTTTATATGAATTAGAAGAGATACTTCCGCATTATTTCATTAGAATTTCAAAGTCAGAGATATTGAATATTCGTAATATCAAATATTTGAGTGTAGGTGCGAATGGCATGATTCATATTACGTTGAAACATGGAGAAGCCACTTATTCCTCAAGACGTTATTTAAAAAAATTGAAGGCGAGGTTAAAATTATGAAAAAAATAATGAAACCACTTATGAATGATTTTTGTATAGGCGTTGTTATCGGCACAATATTATCAGTCATATTTTCCAGCATTTTTGGACAAGGACACTATTCTCCGGTATCGCCTGTTTCATTGATGGGACATTTATATGAAACTCATTTGTCTGAACCTATGATTATGTTGATTGCAGTCGTTATATGGGGATTGATTGGTGTGTTATTTGGTTTAGCGAGTATGATTTACGACGCTTCAGATTGGAGTTTATTAAAAAAGACAGTTCTCCATATTGTCATTTGCTATATTGGATTTCTGCCCCTTGCCATATTAGCAGGATGGTTTCCATTAACTTTAGCTGACATCTTATTCTTCACAGGTATTTTTATCTTCGTGTATGCCATTATATGGGTAGTGAATTATTTTAAAAACAAAGCTTTAGTAGATGTGATCAACAAAGAATTGAAGCAATAACCAAAAAAAGAGAAGGCTTGGGGAAACCTTCTCTCGCAGTTTAACAATATCAATTTTTTATCAGGAGTTATGTCGGACCCTAAAGGGGAGGTGTCCGGCACAATGTTATCTTAGTATATTTAATAGGAGTGCATTTAATAGGATTGTTGTTAATGCTTGATTACTTACTTTGCCTACAATTATAAGGGGTAATCAATTCTTAATTCAGTGAATCCGATGTCGAATCCTCTACCATTCGAACTGTCTTCATGTGAATTAAGCATTAAAGTTCATGATACAAATGTTTCAACAATCAGCAGATCTTCACAAATTATATTCAAGACTTGTTTTATCATGCAGACCCAAACAGGGATTTATTGGGAGTTGGTTGAAAACGGTTGGGGAGCCGGTTTCAATAACGAATGTGTCTGCCGTTTGTTGAATGCTGTGAGCTTGGGGAAACTCACTCATGATTCATTGCTTGAATATAAAATTGTGCATGCCCACTGTATCTACGGGGGAGCCGACACAGTGTATTATCTTCTGAAAATCGAAAGTCACCTCCTGAAATATACTTGATGCTGCCTTATTACTACGTGGGGTAACGTAGGGATCAATAAGGAGCAGCGATACAGAGACTCCTACCACAGCATCTCTGTATCTAAATCTACTCTAAGTTGCAGAATCTAAGGTGATCTCGTTCACTGCTAAGCGTCTAGGTTAGAAAACTCACTGAATCCTCCAACCTTCGCTAAATGAAATAATTGAATAGATAGCGTTGCCAAAAGCGCATATCCATCAACTGTTCATTTCTCTACGTTCTCTTGAACAGCGCATCCGCTTACAACAACTTTGTTATCTATTTCACATATAACTCTAACAAAGAATGTGATAAAAATCACTAAATATGGTATAAAATTATTTGCACATGTGACGTTATTGTGAACCTGTTTAAATTGCTGTAATATTCATAAATTACTGTTCTATCACAGTAATGTTTTTTGACAGTGAAAAAAATTGCAAAACACACAATTTGTTTGTAGCAAGAAAGCAAGGGTATTTCAGAAAGTGAAGCGGAAAAATTTTTTGAAAAGGAAGGGAACTAGCATGGCTATTAAAATTGAACGTATTTATGAAGATAAAGCACAAAATGATGGTGTGCGTGTACTTGTCGATCGTGTTTGGCCACGTGGCATGTCTAAAGAGAATGCGAATTTAGATGAATGGATGAAGAATATCGGACCCAGCACAGAGTTGCGGAAATGGTTCGGACATGATCCTGATAAATTTGATGATTTTAAAAAGAAATACATTGATGAGTTGAAAAATAATAAAGAGCAGCACGAAGAATTGAAAGTATTAGAAGGTATCATTAACGATGCGCGTAAAGATGTAGTGTTGTTATATTCGGCTAAAGATGAAGAACATAATCAAGCGGTAGTATTGCAAGAATATTTAAAAGAACAAGGCTATAAATAATTGCTGGCGCGAAGCAAAAAATTATTTCGTAGTCCCGCCCCGGCACCCGGCCAAGTCTGCTAGTATAATACACAGAAGTTGAGACATTCTATTGTCTTAGCTTCTTATTTTTTGCAAATAAAACGATTGCTGTTCTAATACACTATCTATCGTATAGTACAAATATATAATACAGTTTCACAACCTTGACACACCTTGTTTAATTCTTTCGGAAATTAAGTGATTTTTTTCACAAAAGTCCGTATACTCATTTGTGAAAACGGTAACAAGCTTTAACACATCACATTAAATCCAATGGAGGGATTATTATGGTTGAAACAATGAAAGAGAAAACGACGCCATGGGCAAGCTTTAAACGAGGTAAGTGGGCTTCAGAAGTAGATGTGAGAAACTTTATTCAATTGAACTATACGTTGTATAACGGAGATTCATCATTCTTGGAATCACCTACACGGGCTACAAGTGATTTATGGAATCAAGTGATGGAATTAACACGTGAAGAACGTGAACGCGGCGGCATGTGGGATATGGATACTAAAGTCGCTTCGACGATTTTGTCGCATAATGCAGGCTATTTGAATGAGGAGTTAGAACAAATCGTGGGCGTTCAAACTGATAAACCATTCAAACGTTCCATGCAGCCATTCGGCGGTATTCGTATGGCGAAAGCGGCTTGTGAAGCATATGGCTATCATTTAGATGAAGAAACAGAGCGTATTTTTACGGATTTACGTAAAACACATAACCAAGGTGTCTTCGATGCCTACTCAAAAGAAATGTTGGCTTGTCGTAAAGCGGGTATTATTACTGGGTTGCCTGATGCATATGGTCGCGGTCGTATTATCGGAGATTATCGTCGTGTTGCTTTGTATGGTATTGACTTTTTAATGGAAGAAAAATTGAAAGACTTTAATAATATGTCTACTGAAATGGATGAAAGCACAATTCGATTACGCGAAGAGTTATCCGAACAATATCGCGCTTTGAAAGAATTGAAAGTATTAGGAGAACGTTATGGATTCGATCTCAGCCGACCTGCAGAGAACTTTAAAGAAGCGGTACAATGGCTATACTTGTCATATCTTGCTGCAATTAAAGAACAAAATGGCGCTGCAATGAGTTTAGGACGTACGTCTACCTTCTTAGATATTTATGCAGAACGTGATTTACAAGCGGGTGTATTAACTGAACGTGAAGTACAAGAAATTGTCGATCACTTTATTATGAAATTGCGCTTGGTGAAATTTGCACGTACTCCGGATTATAATGAACTATTCTCAGGCGATCCGACATGGGTAACTGAATCAATCGGCGGTGTAGGGTTAGATGGACGCGCTATGGTCACTAAAAACTCCTTCCGCTTCTTACACACTTTAGATAACTTAGGACCTGCTCCAGAACCGAACTTGACAGTACTCTGGTCGCAACGCTTACCTGAAAAATTTAAAGCATATTGTGCGGAAATGAGTATTAAATCCAGCTCTATCCAATATGAAAACGATGACTTGATGCGCGAAAGCTATGGTGACGATTATGGTATTGCCTGCTGTGTATCTGCAATGCGCATCGGCAAACAAATGCAATTCTTTGGTGCACGTGCTAACTTAGCGAAAACATTGCTATATGCGATTAATGGCGGAAAAGATGAAAAATCTGGCATGCAAGTCGGCCCAGAATTTGTACCGATTGATTCTGAAATACTCGATTATGATGAAGTGTATGCGAAATTCGATCAAATAATGGAATGGTTGGCTGGAGTTTATATCAACTCATTAAATATCATTCACTATATGCACGATAAATATAGTTATGAACGCATCGAAATGGCCTTGCATGATACAGATGTTCATCGCACGATGGCAACTGGTATTGCAGGACTCTCTGTAGCAGCCGACTCATTATCCGCTATTAAATACGGACAAGTCAAAACGATCCGTAACGAAGACGGCTTAGTTGTGGACTTTGAAACAACTGGAGATTTCCCTAAATACGGAAACAATGATGCACGCGTAGATGACATTGCGATTGAATTAGTGAAATCATTTATGAAAAAATTGCGCAAACATAAAACATATCGTGATTCCGAACACACTATGAGTGTGTTAACGATTACGTCTAATGTAGTATATGGTAAAAAAACAGGCAACACACCAGATGGACGCAAAGCTGGCGAACCATTTGCACCAGGTGCGAATCCTATGCACGGCCGTGATGAACATGGTGCATTAGCATCGTTGTCATCAGTTGCTAAAATTCCATATGAATACTGTAAAGATGGTATATCTAATACATTTAGTATTGTGCCGAAGTCTCTTGGCAAAACAGACGTTGAACAAAATCACAACTTAGTTTCTGTCTTAGATGGTTATGCAATGCAGCATGGTCACCATTTGAATATCAACGTCTTCAATCGTGAAACATTAATCGATGCTATGGAGCATCCGGAAGAATATCCGCAACTCACAATTCGCGTATCCGGCTAT
Coding sequences:
- a CDS encoding DUF5996 family protein, yielding MMEILKYQDWKDEQLTLHLITQILGKYKIACAYQRPQWEHVTLDITTEGLTTGILYVDDKHFSIDINLLDDLIEVRVNHEKTAFALEDGKTVQDYFKQIKGTLDDYDIKVQLNPAPQEMKNKIPLDEDTTHHHYNHDIAVKALELMQYAERSLKRFIHPLRARTAGPAFFWGTFDISAIVVNNQFHEEFKPAQVIEYGAFDEEMIEFGFWFGGGDFAGPTYFVLPYPFVDKDFTFQASLPEGARFDQTLTEFVYELQRGDLRELDTIKAVFESGFAIFGEHLKWPDLDHSEVPMHMPPNLHTNKDA
- a CDS encoding epoxyqueuosine reductase QueH; the protein is MIEMDGIVAKMKNQKINYDRVLKKMIQQWERTDERPKIMLHSCCAPCSTYVLEFLSQYADLAIYFANPNIHPKKEYERRAWVQKDFIEKFNQENGTNVRYIEAPYKPHEFMKMAKERGLMEEPEGGLRCRACFEMRLDMVAEAAVEHGYDYFGSALTLSPKKNAQLINELGAEVQKLYDVNYLPSDFKKNKGYERSLEMCRDYNIYRQCYCGCVFAAQAQGIDFKEVNQAAKAFLDTVETK
- the pflB gene encoding formate C-acetyltransferase; the encoded protein is MVETMKEKTTPWASFKRGKWASEVDVRNFIQLNYTLYNGDSSFLESPTRATSDLWNQVMELTREERERGGMWDMDTKVASTILSHNAGYLNEELEQIVGVQTDKPFKRSMQPFGGIRMAKAACEAYGYHLDEETERIFTDLRKTHNQGVFDAYSKEMLACRKAGIITGLPDAYGRGRIIGDYRRVALYGIDFLMEEKLKDFNNMSTEMDESTIRLREELSEQYRALKELKVLGERYGFDLSRPAENFKEAVQWLYLSYLAAIKEQNGAAMSLGRTSTFLDIYAERDLQAGVLTEREVQEIVDHFIMKLRLVKFARTPDYNELFSGDPTWVTESIGGVGLDGRAMVTKNSFRFLHTLDNLGPAPEPNLTVLWSQRLPEKFKAYCAEMSIKSSSIQYENDDLMRESYGDDYGIACCVSAMRIGKQMQFFGARANLAKTLLYAINGGKDEKSGMQVGPEFVPIDSEILDYDEVYAKFDQIMEWLAGVYINSLNIIHYMHDKYSYERIEMALHDTDVHRTMATGIAGLSVAADSLSAIKYGQVKTIRNEDGLVVDFETTGDFPKYGNNDARVDDIAIELVKSFMKKLRKHKTYRDSEHTMSVLTITSNVVYGKKTGNTPDGRKAGEPFAPGANPMHGRDEHGALASLSSVAKIPYEYCKDGISNTFSIVPKSLGKTDVEQNHNLVSVLDGYAMQHGHHLNINVFNRETLIDAMEHPEEYPQLTIRVSGYAVNFIKLTREQQLDVISRTFHERM
- a CDS encoding DUF3021 domain-containing protein — its product is MKPLMNDFCIGVVIGTILSVIFSSIFGQGHYSPVSPVSLMGHLYETHLSEPMIMLIAVVIWGLIGVLFGLASMIYDASDWSLLKKTVLHIVICYIGFLPLAILAGWFPLTLADILFFTGIFIFVYAIIWVVNYFKNKALVDVINKELKQ
- a CDS encoding LytTR family DNA-binding domain-containing protein — translated: MKVNCYFSQDEEDERVEIYAKDASQKIKEIIACAEQDETLITLTGKNQYQRVFQLPIEEVLQIKAENKKLYAWTPTQCLQISKPLYELEEILPHYFIRISKSEILNIRNIKYLSVGANGMIHITLKHGEATYSSRRYLKKLKARLKL
- a CDS encoding DUF488 domain-containing protein, yielding MAIKIERIYEDKAQNDGVRVLVDRVWPRGMSKENANLDEWMKNIGPSTELRKWFGHDPDKFDDFKKKYIDELKNNKEQHEELKVLEGIINDARKDVVLLYSAKDEEHNQAVVLQEYLKEQGYK